Proteins from a genomic interval of Cervus elaphus chromosome 13, mCerEla1.1, whole genome shotgun sequence:
- the LOC122706655 gene encoding neuronal acetylcholine receptor subunit beta-4 isoform X2, with amino-acid sequence MRSALPLFLFSLVTFCGRGDCRVANAEEKLMDDLLNKTRYNNLIRPATSSSQLISIQLQLSLAQLISVEWTDYRLAWNSSRYEGVNILRIPANRVWLPDIVLYNNADGTYEVSLYTNVVVRSNGSVLWLPPAICKSACKIEVKHFPFDQQNCTLKFRSWTYDHTEIDMVLKTPSASMDDFTPSGEWDIVALPGRRTVNPQDPSYVDVTYDFIIKRKPLFYTINLIIPCVLITSLAILVFYLPSDCGEKMTLCISVLLALTVFLLLISKIVPPTSLNVPLIGKYLMFTMVLVTFSIVTSVCVLNVHHRSPSTHTMAPWVKRCFLHKLPTFLFMKRPDSSPSRVPQSSQARLTKSEATTTTTLAMGPTSSSNLYGNSMYFVNPGLAAPKSPVASDSAGIPRDFRLRSSGRFRQDVQEALEGVSFIAQHMKSDDLDQSVIEDWKYVAMVVDRLFLWVFVVVCVLGTVGLFLPPLFQTHTPSEEP; translated from the exons GGGACTGCCGTGTGGCCAATGCAGAGGAGAAGCTCATGGACGACCTTCTGAACAAAACCCGCTACAACAACTTGATCCGCCCAGCCACCAGCTCCTCCCAGCTCATCTCCATCCAGCTGCAGCTCTCCCTGGCCCAGCTCATCAGTGTG GAATGGACAGACTACCGCCTGGCCTGGAACAGCTCCCGCTATGAGGGTGTGAACATCCTGAGGATCCCTGCAAATCGTGTCTGGCTGCCTGACATCGTGCTTTACAACAA TGCCGACGGGACCTACGAGGTGTCTCTCTATACCAACGTGGTGGTCCGCTCCAATGGCAGCGTCCTGTGGCTGCCCCCTGCCATCTGCAAGAGCGCCTGCAAGATCGAGGTGAAGCACTTCCCCTTTGACCAGCAGAACTGCACCCTCAAGTTCCGCTCTTGGACATATGACCACACGGAGATTGACATGGTCCTCAAGACGCCCTCGGCCAGCATGGATGACTTCACCCCCAGTGGCGAATGGGACATAGTCGCCCTCCCTGGGCGAAGGACAGTGAACCCGCAGGACCCCAGCTATGTGGATGTGACTTATGACTTCATCATCAAGCGCAAGCCGCTCTTCTACACCATCAACCTCATCATCCCCTGCGTGCTCATCACCTCCCTGGCTATCCTTGTCTTCTATCTGCCATCCGACTGTGGCGAGAAGATGACGCTGTGCATTTCCGTGCTGCTGGCTCTCACCGTTTTCCTGCTGCTCATCTCCAAGATCGTGCCGCCCACCTCCCTCAACGTGCCGCTCATCGGCAAGTACCTCATGTTCACCATGGTGCTGGTCACCTTCTCCATCGTCACCAGCGTCTGCGTGCTCAACGTGCACCACCGCTCACCTAGCACCCACACCATGGCGCCCTGGGTCAAGCGCTGCTTCCTACACAAGCTCCCCACCTTCCTCTTCATGAAGCGCCCCGACAGCAGCCCCTCCAGGGTGCCCCAGTCCAGCCAGGCTCGCCTGACCAAGTCtgaggccaccaccaccaccaccttggcCATGGGCCCCACCAGCTCGTCCAACCTCTATGGGAACTCCATGTACTTTGTGAACCCTGGCTTGGCGGCTCCCAAGTCTCCAGTGGCCTCAGACTCAGCGGGTATCCCCAGAGATTTCCGGCTGAGGTCTTCTGGGAGGTTCAGGCAGGATGTGCAGGAGGCTTTAGAGGGAGTCAGCTTCATTGCCCAGCACATGAAGAGTGACGATCTGGACCAGAGT GTCATCGAGGACTGGAAGTACGTGGCCATGGTGGTGGACCGGCTGTTTCTGTGGGTGTTCGTGGTTGTGTGTGTGCTCGGCACTGTGGGGCTCTTCCTACCTCCCCTCTTCCAGACCCACACGCCTTCTGAAGAGCCCTAG
- the LOC122706655 gene encoding neuronal acetylcholine receptor subunit beta-4 isoform X1: MRSALPLFLFSLVTFCGRGDCRVANAEEKLMDDLLNKTRYNNLIRPATSSSQLISIQLQLSLAQLISVNEREQIMTTNIWLKQEWTDYRLAWNSSRYEGVNILRIPANRVWLPDIVLYNNADGTYEVSLYTNVVVRSNGSVLWLPPAICKSACKIEVKHFPFDQQNCTLKFRSWTYDHTEIDMVLKTPSASMDDFTPSGEWDIVALPGRRTVNPQDPSYVDVTYDFIIKRKPLFYTINLIIPCVLITSLAILVFYLPSDCGEKMTLCISVLLALTVFLLLISKIVPPTSLNVPLIGKYLMFTMVLVTFSIVTSVCVLNVHHRSPSTHTMAPWVKRCFLHKLPTFLFMKRPDSSPSRVPQSSQARLTKSEATTTTTLAMGPTSSSNLYGNSMYFVNPGLAAPKSPVASDSAGIPRDFRLRSSGRFRQDVQEALEGVSFIAQHMKSDDLDQSVIEDWKYVAMVVDRLFLWVFVVVCVLGTVGLFLPPLFQTHTPSEEP, translated from the exons GGGACTGCCGTGTGGCCAATGCAGAGGAGAAGCTCATGGACGACCTTCTGAACAAAACCCGCTACAACAACTTGATCCGCCCAGCCACCAGCTCCTCCCAGCTCATCTCCATCCAGCTGCAGCTCTCCCTGGCCCAGCTCATCAGTGTG AATGAGCGAGAGCAGATCATGACCACCAACATCTGGCTGAAACAG GAATGGACAGACTACCGCCTGGCCTGGAACAGCTCCCGCTATGAGGGTGTGAACATCCTGAGGATCCCTGCAAATCGTGTCTGGCTGCCTGACATCGTGCTTTACAACAA TGCCGACGGGACCTACGAGGTGTCTCTCTATACCAACGTGGTGGTCCGCTCCAATGGCAGCGTCCTGTGGCTGCCCCCTGCCATCTGCAAGAGCGCCTGCAAGATCGAGGTGAAGCACTTCCCCTTTGACCAGCAGAACTGCACCCTCAAGTTCCGCTCTTGGACATATGACCACACGGAGATTGACATGGTCCTCAAGACGCCCTCGGCCAGCATGGATGACTTCACCCCCAGTGGCGAATGGGACATAGTCGCCCTCCCTGGGCGAAGGACAGTGAACCCGCAGGACCCCAGCTATGTGGATGTGACTTATGACTTCATCATCAAGCGCAAGCCGCTCTTCTACACCATCAACCTCATCATCCCCTGCGTGCTCATCACCTCCCTGGCTATCCTTGTCTTCTATCTGCCATCCGACTGTGGCGAGAAGATGACGCTGTGCATTTCCGTGCTGCTGGCTCTCACCGTTTTCCTGCTGCTCATCTCCAAGATCGTGCCGCCCACCTCCCTCAACGTGCCGCTCATCGGCAAGTACCTCATGTTCACCATGGTGCTGGTCACCTTCTCCATCGTCACCAGCGTCTGCGTGCTCAACGTGCACCACCGCTCACCTAGCACCCACACCATGGCGCCCTGGGTCAAGCGCTGCTTCCTACACAAGCTCCCCACCTTCCTCTTCATGAAGCGCCCCGACAGCAGCCCCTCCAGGGTGCCCCAGTCCAGCCAGGCTCGCCTGACCAAGTCtgaggccaccaccaccaccaccttggcCATGGGCCCCACCAGCTCGTCCAACCTCTATGGGAACTCCATGTACTTTGTGAACCCTGGCTTGGCGGCTCCCAAGTCTCCAGTGGCCTCAGACTCAGCGGGTATCCCCAGAGATTTCCGGCTGAGGTCTTCTGGGAGGTTCAGGCAGGATGTGCAGGAGGCTTTAGAGGGAGTCAGCTTCATTGCCCAGCACATGAAGAGTGACGATCTGGACCAGAGT GTCATCGAGGACTGGAAGTACGTGGCCATGGTGGTGGACCGGCTGTTTCTGTGGGTGTTCGTGGTTGTGTGTGTGCTCGGCACTGTGGGGCTCTTCCTACCTCCCCTCTTCCAGACCCACACGCCTTCTGAAGAGCCCTAG